The sequence AGATCGCCGAGTTCATCCAGCCCCGGCCCCCCCGGCTGGATCCAGCGCCCGTCCATCCTGCGCCAGAAAAACAGCGCATCCCGCTCCGGCACGCCCGCTTTGGGAACCTCGTGCAGGACAAGCAAGAGCTCGTCATGCCCAACCACGCAGCGCTGGTGCCCCGGCCTGCCGCTCAACTGCTCGCGAAGCTCGCGCTCCAGTTCGTAATGCCCCGGCAATTGCAATTTCTCATCCATCGCTGCGCCCTTGTAGACAATCCCGCAGCTGCCTGCAACCCCGCCATCCGCCCATGTTCAACCTTGATTCCCGGCGAAAATGCGGCATAAGTCCTTCGCAAACATGAAATATCTGCTTCTACTCACCGCCTCGCTCCTGCTGGCGTCCTGCCTGAACAGCTCGCCGCCGGGTTCCGACTACATGGCGGGCATAGGCGGCCCGATCTCACGCCCTGCCTCGGGCGGCCCTCATCATCCGGCTCCGGCCATCCCCGATGATGTGTCCTACTGGGACGGTGACGGCATATCCGGCTCCCCGCTCATCAAGATCAACCGCCGCGAGCAGAAGGCGTATTTCTACAAATCCGGCGTACTTGTCGGCGTATCCAAGATCTCATCCGGCAAGGAGGACAAGGGCACCCCACCCGGCACCTACGAGATCAGCCAGAAGAGCAAGGACCACAAATCAACACTCTATGGTGTCATCAAGGACAAGGCCACCGGGATGACCGTCAACGAAAGTGCGGATATCCGGAAGGACAAACCCGGCCCCGGCCAGGTTTTCTATCCCGCGCCTATGCCCAACTTCATGCGCTTCAACGACGCGATCGGGATGCACACCGGATACCTTCCGGGCTACGCCGCATCCCACGGCTGTGTCCGTATGCCCCATCACATGTCGGAGAAATTCTTCGAGAACGTCTCGGTGGGAACGCCGGTCATCGTCGAGTGAATCGCACGGCGGTTGACGGGGCGGGGAAAGAGTGAATGGTAGCG comes from Akkermansiaceae bacterium and encodes:
- a CDS encoding L,D-transpeptidase family protein, producing the protein MRHKSFANMKYLLLLTASLLLASCLNSSPPGSDYMAGIGGPISRPASGGPHHPAPAIPDDVSYWDGDGISGSPLIKINRREQKAYFYKSGVLVGVSKISSGKEDKGTPPGTYEISQKSKDHKSTLYGVIKDKATGMTVNESADIRKDKPGPGQVFYPAPMPNFMRFNDAIGMHTGYLPGYAASHGCVRMPHHMSEKFFENVSVGTPVIVE